The Pontibacter pudoricolor genome contains a region encoding:
- the asnB gene encoding asparagine synthase (glutamine-hydrolyzing) produces MCGITGVFAFSETGSETIAQLQKASEAIRHRGPDASGTFVHRNVALAHCRLAIIAPHHSGQPFTDATRRYTIVYNGEVFNYKALHAKLAAKGVQVATDSDTEVVLQLYILYGPECLKKLRGFFAFAIYDAAEQSLFVARDRFGEKPLLYYKDGDKFLFGSELKALLELGIPRELDYTSLFQYLQLTYIPAPATILKGVKKLLPGHYLIVKHNKVHDSNWYKLPFDGEKAAANSLNYNQQQSKLKTLLQQAVTERLVSDVPVGALLSGGIDSSIVVGLASQQVPELQTFSVGFPEQPFFDETGYARLVADKFRTNHSELLLTNKELYSNIFGMLDGLSEPFADSSALAVYSLSKYAGKQVKVALSGDGADELFAGYNKHRAEFQVLSKGPAAGFITKLEYLWENLPKSRNSFVANKVRQLHRFASGAKLPASDRYWLWATWQKEEQALALLKPENRAKAANRLYQARKNRLLECLNRKHYDLNSVLCADWQLVLANDMLPKTDLMGLANGLEIRSPFLDHRIVKFAFSLPVTSKIDSSYQKKILQDSFRHMLPAELYKRPKKGFEIPLLSFLQTEGADLVSEYLSDELIEAQQIFDVAQIRKLRQAFKGYTATTLQTQVWTLLVFQYWWKNTFLTAS; encoded by the coding sequence ATGTGTGGAATAACAGGAGTTTTCGCATTTTCTGAAACTGGCTCAGAAACTATAGCGCAGTTGCAGAAAGCCAGCGAGGCGATCCGGCATCGTGGCCCGGACGCTTCCGGTACTTTCGTGCACCGTAATGTGGCGCTGGCACATTGCCGGCTTGCCATAATTGCCCCCCATCATTCTGGTCAGCCTTTTACAGATGCTACCCGGAGGTATACTATAGTTTATAACGGGGAGGTTTTTAACTACAAGGCGCTGCATGCCAAACTAGCTGCAAAAGGCGTTCAGGTTGCTACCGACTCAGATACGGAAGTAGTGCTGCAGCTATACATACTATATGGGCCCGAGTGTTTAAAAAAGCTCCGTGGTTTCTTTGCTTTTGCCATTTACGATGCCGCAGAACAGAGCCTGTTTGTTGCCCGCGACCGTTTCGGCGAAAAGCCCTTGCTATACTATAAGGATGGCGATAAATTCTTGTTTGGTTCCGAACTAAAGGCTTTACTGGAACTGGGCATCCCCCGCGAGCTTGACTATACATCGCTTTTCCAGTATCTGCAGCTAACATACATACCAGCACCGGCAACTATACTGAAAGGGGTGAAAAAACTGCTTCCGGGCCACTACCTTATAGTTAAGCATAACAAAGTGCACGACAGTAACTGGTATAAGCTGCCGTTTGATGGCGAAAAAGCCGCTGCAAACTCTCTGAACTATAACCAGCAGCAATCAAAATTAAAGACATTATTGCAGCAGGCAGTTACCGAAAGGCTTGTGTCTGATGTTCCGGTAGGGGCTCTGCTGAGTGGCGGAATTGATTCTTCTATCGTTGTAGGGCTGGCTTCGCAGCAGGTGCCCGAACTTCAAACATTTTCGGTAGGGTTTCCGGAGCAGCCTTTTTTTGATGAAACAGGTTATGCCCGCTTAGTTGCTGATAAGTTCAGAACCAATCATTCTGAACTGCTTTTAACAAACAAGGAACTGTACAGTAACATCTTTGGCATGCTGGATGGACTGAGCGAGCCTTTTGCAGATTCGTCGGCGCTGGCAGTTTATAGTTTAAGCAAGTATGCCGGCAAACAGGTAAAAGTAGCCTTGTCAGGGGATGGGGCTGACGAATTATTTGCGGGCTATAACAAGCACCGTGCGGAGTTCCAGGTACTCTCTAAAGGCCCTGCTGCAGGATTTATTACAAAACTTGAATATTTGTGGGAAAATCTGCCTAAATCCAGAAACTCTTTTGTTGCGAATAAAGTAAGACAGTTACATCGCTTTGCATCAGGAGCAAAACTACCGGCCTCGGACCGGTACTGGCTGTGGGCAACATGGCAAAAAGAGGAGCAGGCATTAGCCTTATTAAAACCAGAAAACAGGGCAAAAGCAGCTAACCGCTTATACCAGGCCAGAAAAAACAGGTTATTGGAGTGTTTAAACAGGAAACATTACGACCTGAACAGCGTATTGTGTGCCGATTGGCAACTGGTGCTGGCAAACGACATGCTCCCTAAAACAGACCTGATGGGATTGGCAAACGGCCTTGAAATCAGAAGCCCTTTTTTAGATCACAGAATTGTTAAGTTCGCATTTTCGCTGCCGGTAACATCAAAAATAGACAGCTCGTACCAAAAAAAGATTCTGCAAGATTCTTTCCGGCACATGTTGCCAGCTGAACTATATAAAAGACCGAAAAAGGGATTTGAGATACCGCTGCTGTCGTTTTTGCAAACAGAAGGTGCAGATCTGGTTAGCGAGTACTTATCGGATGAACTGATTGAGGCACAACAGATATTTGATGTAGCGCAAATAAGAAAGCTCCGGCAGGCGTTTAAAGGATATACTGCCACCACATTACAAACCCAGGTATGGACGCTGTTGGTTTTTCAGTACTGGTGGAAGAACACGTTTTTAACGGCCAGTTAA
- a CDS encoding glycosyltransferase family 4 protein — protein sequence MKILFIVPYPVGKAASQRYRVEQWLPVLQEQTKNYKLAPFWDAATWAILYKKGYSLQKLFGLVKGMFRRLLLLTKLPAYDYVFIHREAAPVGPPWFEWLAAKVFRKKLIFDFDDAIWMPNTTDGNSMASNYKWHHKTAQICKWSYKVSAGNHFLQRYALNHNANVVYLPTVLNTTTNYSHLKEQQTERVTIGWIGSHSTLPYLKLIEPVLQQLEQNYSFDFIVVADRKPDLKIKSLKFIVWSEATEVKSLLQFNIGVMPLPDTGWAKGKCAFKALQYMALGIPAVVSEVGANRTAVPDGLAGYSCTTQQEWYEKLELLLEDTGLRAEFGRAGKLWVTQAYSMAARQQTFLELFT from the coding sequence ATGAAAATTTTATTTATAGTTCCTTACCCGGTTGGTAAAGCTGCTTCGCAAAGGTATAGAGTAGAGCAATGGCTACCTGTGCTGCAGGAGCAAACTAAAAACTATAAACTCGCGCCTTTCTGGGATGCAGCGACCTGGGCGATACTTTATAAGAAAGGCTATAGTTTACAGAAGCTGTTCGGATTAGTAAAAGGCATGTTCAGAAGATTACTGCTGTTAACTAAACTGCCGGCTTACGATTATGTTTTTATCCATCGTGAAGCCGCACCCGTTGGGCCGCCGTGGTTTGAGTGGCTGGCAGCAAAGGTCTTTCGCAAAAAACTTATTTTCGATTTTGATGACGCTATCTGGATGCCGAATACAACTGATGGTAACAGCATGGCATCAAACTATAAATGGCATCACAAAACTGCCCAAATCTGTAAATGGAGTTATAAAGTAAGCGCCGGGAATCATTTTTTGCAGCGGTATGCTTTAAACCATAACGCAAATGTTGTTTATCTGCCTACTGTTTTAAACACGACTACAAACTATAGCCACCTTAAAGAGCAGCAAACAGAACGGGTAACTATAGGCTGGATCGGGTCGCATTCTACGTTGCCTTATTTAAAGCTTATAGAACCGGTTTTGCAGCAACTGGAACAAAACTATAGTTTCGATTTTATAGTAGTGGCAGACCGGAAACCGGATTTAAAGATAAAATCGCTGAAGTTTATAGTTTGGTCTGAAGCAACAGAGGTTAAAAGTTTGCTGCAGTTTAACATAGGTGTAATGCCGCTACCCGATACCGGGTGGGCAAAAGGGAAGTGCGCCTTTAAAGCACTGCAATACATGGCGCTGGGCATACCGGCTGTGGTTTCGGAGGTTGGAGCAAACAGGACAGCTGTGCCTGATGGTTTGGCTGGCTATAGTTGTACAACGCAACAGGAATGGTACGAAAAGCTGGAACTCCTGCTGGAGGATACCGGACTGAGAGCTGAATTTGGTCGCGCCGGTAAACTTTGGGTTACACAGGCATACTCCATGGCTGCACGTCAGCAAACCTTTCTGGAGTTATTTACTTAA
- a CDS encoding UDP-glucuronic acid decarboxylase family protein, producing the protein MTKKRVLITGGAGFLGSHLCDRFIKEGYHVIAMDNLITGNLENIEHLFKLKDFEFYHHDVSKFVHVPGKLDYILHFASPASPIDYLKIPIQTLKVGSLGTHNLLGLAKAKGARMLIASTSEVYGDPLVHPQNEDYWGNVNPVGPRGCYDEAKRFQEAMTMAYHMHHGLETRIVRIFNTYGPRMRLDDGRVLPAFLSQALRGEPLSIFGDGSQTRSFCYVDDLVEGIYRLLLSDYALPVNVGNPSEITIKEFAEEICNLTGVELKVEYQPLPQDDPQKRQPDITRAKEILGWEPKVDRAEGLKRTLEYFKDKIQVPAETV; encoded by the coding sequence ATGACTAAAAAACGCGTACTTATTACAGGCGGAGCCGGTTTTCTGGGCTCGCACCTTTGCGATAGATTTATAAAAGAAGGCTATCATGTGATCGCCATGGACAACCTGATAACGGGTAACCTGGAGAACATTGAGCACCTTTTTAAACTGAAGGATTTCGAGTTCTACCACCACGATGTATCTAAGTTTGTGCACGTGCCCGGTAAGCTGGACTATATTCTGCATTTTGCATCGCCGGCCAGCCCGATCGATTACCTGAAAATTCCGATCCAGACGCTGAAAGTTGGCTCGCTGGGTACACATAACCTGCTGGGTTTAGCGAAAGCGAAAGGTGCCCGTATGCTTATTGCCTCTACTTCAGAAGTTTACGGTGATCCGCTGGTGCACCCACAGAACGAAGATTACTGGGGTAATGTGAACCCGGTAGGTCCGCGTGGCTGCTACGACGAAGCAAAGCGCTTCCAGGAAGCAATGACAATGGCCTACCACATGCACCATGGTTTAGAGACGCGTATAGTTCGTATCTTTAACACGTATGGTCCGCGTATGCGCCTCGATGATGGCCGTGTATTGCCTGCATTCTTAAGCCAGGCGCTGCGTGGCGAACCACTTAGCATTTTCGGTGATGGTTCTCAAACCCGTTCGTTCTGCTATGTAGATGATCTGGTGGAGGGCATTTACCGCCTGCTGCTTAGCGATTATGCCTTGCCGGTAAACGTTGGTAACCCATCAGAGATAACTATAAAAGAGTTTGCAGAGGAGATCTGTAACCTGACCGGAGTAGAACTGAAAGTAGAATATCAGCCATTGCCGCAGGACGATCCGCAGAAACGCCAGCCGGATATTACCCGTGCCAAGGAAATATTAGGCTGGGAGCCAAAGGTTGATCGTGCAGAGGGTTTAAAAAGAACGCTGGAATACTTTAAAGACAAAATTCAGGTTCCTGCCGAAACGGTTTAA
- a CDS encoding polysialyltransferase family glycosyltransferase, giving the protein MDKPKILFIGDYCRTDYLSMLDMCRDACEFWFLYFSSPDEEHNKAYLNYGQAIYWSDYRSAQDLLKALAPHKVLFLYIDTYHAVVLNIACKAAGIFTYHLEHGMRADYGIACDATISPQLYQSPYNKFRTFLYNFGNRIKSRLFLKNSIRQFSEEDAAFAKEYISVRGRKNYIETFKLLASPKRLPDCYISFSPKVYAVHQQHDHLTGSQKVHFIGIPYFDELATVRPTIPERAILFIDQPLAEKQLLKWSPAYKKTFVEELATIARQLNYKLYVKPHPDQDITPWQGIAEGIDIIDDAQLLERSGSISIVIGFYSTYLMPFAAFEHTTLITLENHPAGKLDVSKSFVDAGVAHPVYSLDELPEALDNIEQLHQQQLPNKKKFEQDWLYKFDGKAGERLRDILLRNEL; this is encoded by the coding sequence GTGGACAAGCCAAAAATACTATTTATCGGCGATTATTGCAGAACAGATTATCTGAGCATGCTGGATATGTGCAGAGATGCCTGCGAATTCTGGTTTCTGTATTTTTCGTCGCCCGATGAAGAGCATAACAAAGCATATCTGAACTATGGCCAGGCTATTTATTGGTCTGATTACAGAAGTGCGCAGGACTTGCTTAAAGCGTTAGCACCGCACAAAGTGCTTTTCTTATACATTGATACTTACCATGCAGTGGTACTGAATATAGCCTGTAAAGCTGCCGGAATATTTACGTATCATTTAGAGCATGGCATGCGTGCAGATTATGGTATTGCCTGCGATGCAACTATAAGCCCACAACTATACCAAAGCCCTTATAATAAGTTCAGGACATTCTTATACAACTTCGGAAACCGTATCAAATCCAGGCTGTTTTTGAAGAATAGTATCCGGCAATTTTCAGAAGAGGATGCAGCTTTTGCAAAAGAATATATTTCGGTTCGGGGCAGAAAGAATTATATTGAGACCTTTAAGTTACTAGCATCCCCTAAACGCCTTCCAGATTGTTATATCTCTTTCAGCCCAAAAGTTTACGCGGTACACCAGCAACACGACCACCTTACAGGCAGCCAGAAAGTACACTTTATCGGTATCCCTTATTTTGATGAGCTGGCTACCGTAAGACCAACTATACCAGAACGCGCCATACTCTTTATAGATCAACCGTTAGCTGAAAAACAATTATTAAAGTGGTCGCCTGCTTACAAAAAGACTTTTGTTGAAGAACTGGCAACTATAGCCCGGCAGCTCAACTATAAACTATACGTAAAACCCCACCCTGACCAGGATATTACACCATGGCAAGGCATTGCTGAGGGAATAGATATTATCGACGATGCACAGCTACTTGAACGAAGTGGTAGCATATCTATAGTTATAGGCTTTTACTCCACTTACTTAATGCCTTTTGCAGCTTTTGAACATACCACCCTTATTACCCTGGAAAACCATCCGGCAGGAAAACTAGATGTGTCAAAATCTTTTGTGGATGCAGGCGTGGCGCACCCTGTCTATAGTTTAGATGAATTGCCGGAAGCCCTGGATAACATCGAGCAACTACATCAGCAGCAGTTACCCAACAAAAAGAAATTTGAACAGGACTGGCTCTATAAATTTGATGGAAAGGCGGGGGAAAGACTCAGGGATATTTTACTGCGCAACGAACTATAA
- a CDS encoding UDP-glucose dehydrogenase family protein has product MRIAVVGTGYVGLVTGTCFSEVGIDVTCIDIDTNKIENLKKGILPIYEPGLEEMVARNTQKERLSFSTDLATSIQGCDAAFIAVGTPPGEDGSADLKYVLAVARAIGQNMNDYLVVVTKSTVPVGTANKVRKAIEEELTARGVDIPFDVASNPEFLKEGAAIEDFLKPDRIVVGVCSEKAETVMTKLYKPFLMNGHPLIFMDIPSAEMTKYAANAMLATKISFMNDIANLCEIMGADVNMVRKGIGSDARIGNKFIYPGIGYGGSCFPKDVKALIRTANENGYEMRVLKSVEEVNENQKSVLFNKISTHFNGNLAGKTFAVWGLSFKPKTDDMREAPSLVIIKKLLEQGAQVKAYDPVAMEEAKHSLGDTIQYGKDEYETLIDADALLLVTEWPEFRSPNFTVASKLMKDKVVFDGRNIYDAKDLNEKGFTYYGIGVKQPVEQLKATV; this is encoded by the coding sequence ATGAGAATAGCTGTAGTTGGCACCGGATATGTTGGCCTGGTAACGGGCACATGTTTTTCGGAAGTAGGTATAGATGTTACCTGTATCGACATCGATACAAACAAGATTGAGAATTTAAAGAAGGGCATTCTGCCGATATACGAGCCAGGACTGGAAGAAATGGTAGCGCGCAATACCCAGAAAGAGCGCTTATCGTTCTCTACCGACCTTGCCACCAGCATACAAGGCTGCGATGCTGCCTTTATAGCGGTTGGTACACCTCCGGGTGAAGACGGTTCTGCTGACCTGAAATATGTATTGGCTGTAGCCCGAGCCATTGGGCAAAATATGAACGACTACCTGGTTGTGGTAACCAAGAGCACGGTGCCGGTTGGTACTGCTAACAAGGTACGTAAAGCTATCGAGGAAGAATTAACTGCCCGTGGCGTGGATATCCCGTTTGACGTGGCCTCTAACCCGGAGTTCCTGAAAGAAGGTGCTGCCATTGAAGACTTTTTGAAACCAGACAGAATTGTTGTTGGTGTATGTTCTGAGAAAGCAGAGACGGTGATGACCAAACTATACAAGCCATTCCTGATGAACGGCCACCCGCTTATCTTTATGGATATCCCATCGGCAGAGATGACCAAGTATGCGGCTAACGCCATGCTGGCTACCAAAATCAGCTTCATGAACGACATTGCCAATCTGTGCGAGATTATGGGCGCCGATGTGAACATGGTGCGTAAAGGTATTGGTTCGGATGCCCGTATCGGTAACAAGTTTATTTACCCGGGTATTGGCTACGGCGGCTCATGTTTCCCGAAAGACGTAAAAGCGCTTATCCGTACGGCTAATGAAAATGGCTACGAGATGCGAGTGCTGAAGTCGGTGGAAGAAGTGAACGAGAACCAGAAGTCGGTACTTTTCAACAAAATCAGCACGCACTTTAATGGTAACCTGGCCGGCAAAACATTTGCTGTATGGGGCTTGTCGTTCAAACCAAAAACCGACGACATGCGTGAGGCACCATCCCTGGTGATCATCAAGAAACTATTAGAGCAGGGCGCACAGGTAAAAGCCTACGACCCGGTTGCTATGGAAGAAGCAAAGCATTCGCTGGGTGACACCATCCAGTATGGCAAAGACGAGTATGAAACCCTGATCGATGCGGATGCACTGCTATTGGTAACCGAGTGGCCGGAATTCCGTTCGCCAAACTTTACTGTAGCCAGCAAACTGATGAAGGATAAAGTAGTATTTGACGGACGTAATATTTACGATGCCAAAGACCTCAACGAAAAAGGCTTCACGTACTATGGCATTGGTGTAAAACAGCCTGTGGAGCAATTAAAAGCAACTGTGTAA
- a CDS encoding glycosyltransferase, with translation MKVTILHIIESLVIGGAEVLLTESLKGVSDDYRHVVVYMRPPETLLPEVKAAKLYCLNYTGKYSLLSCACKLREIIKAEQVKLIHAHHYWPIIVARLAKPANIQLITTIHGLLSKDAFQPNRLSLYLEKLTYSKKHHMVFVSETVAQDYRKYIKTGSNCSVVYNFVKDEFYLPEYCSSAKENSEGFRFVTVGTLKSAKNHTFLLEAFKLLKGENIYLDIIGDGPLMDELQKNIDENSLEKVKLKGEHQKVNELLHQYDGFILASAHEGFGIAMVEAMAVGLPCVLSDIDAHREVTANHALFFDLDLPEDCAKKILELKNNAELRNKLALSGKARAQKFKRGIYLQQIDALYKHYLT, from the coding sequence TTGAAAGTTACCATACTACATATTATAGAATCGCTGGTGATTGGTGGAGCCGAAGTGCTTTTAACAGAGTCTCTGAAAGGTGTTTCTGATGATTACAGGCATGTGGTGGTTTACATGCGGCCCCCTGAAACGCTCTTGCCAGAAGTTAAAGCTGCTAAACTATACTGCCTGAACTATACTGGAAAATATAGCTTACTGAGCTGTGCCTGTAAACTGCGGGAAATTATTAAAGCAGAGCAGGTTAAGCTTATTCATGCGCATCATTACTGGCCAATTATAGTTGCCAGATTGGCAAAACCAGCAAATATTCAGTTAATTACTACTATACATGGCCTGCTGAGTAAAGATGCATTCCAGCCAAACCGTTTAAGTTTATACCTGGAGAAACTAACATATAGTAAAAAGCATCACATGGTTTTTGTGTCAGAAACTGTGGCGCAGGACTATAGGAAGTATATAAAAACAGGTTCTAACTGCTCTGTGGTCTATAATTTCGTGAAGGATGAATTTTATCTCCCGGAATATTGCAGCTCGGCAAAGGAAAATTCAGAAGGGTTTCGGTTTGTTACGGTAGGAACTCTGAAATCAGCTAAGAACCATACTTTTTTACTGGAAGCCTTCAAGCTTTTAAAAGGAGAGAATATTTACCTTGATATTATCGGGGATGGGCCATTAATGGATGAGTTGCAAAAAAACATTGATGAGAATAGTTTAGAGAAAGTAAAACTAAAAGGCGAACATCAAAAAGTAAATGAACTGCTGCACCAATACGACGGATTTATACTTGCCTCAGCGCACGAAGGGTTTGGGATTGCGATGGTTGAGGCGATGGCGGTTGGTTTGCCTTGTGTTTTATCAGATATTGATGCGCACAGGGAAGTTACAGCGAACCACGCCCTTTTTTTTGATCTGGACTTACCAGAAGACTGTGCAAAAAAGATACTTGAACTGAAGAATAATGCTGAGCTGAGAAATAAACTAGCCTTGTCCGGAAAGGCCAGAGCGCAAAAGTTTAAAAGGGGAATTTACCTGCAGCAAATAGATGCTTTGTACAAACACTACCTTACCTGA
- a CDS encoding alpha/beta fold hydrolase: MKPDWLDTKEYPFESKYLQLDCGRMHYIDEGEGPVIVMVHGTPAWSFIYRNLIKLLSPKYRCVAMDMLGFGLSDKPENFSYKPRAHADNFAKLMEHLQLKDITLVVHDFGAPVGLAYALDNPQNIRSIVMLNTWTWSLSKHNTFTKASKYLVGPLGKFLHSKLNLSTGALVNELFGGAQHLPESIQDQYIKALGSPEQQVRSLACARELVGVSKWYEELWQKRKNIQDIPTLILWGERDKLVKIEALQKWKRFFHECYVIHFEDSGHFLQEENADELAGYVSNFIKEEQKKRELALQP; the protein is encoded by the coding sequence ATGAAACCAGACTGGTTAGATACTAAGGAATATCCTTTCGAATCTAAATACTTGCAATTAGACTGTGGCAGAATGCATTACATTGACGAAGGCGAAGGCCCCGTAATTGTAATGGTGCATGGTACGCCGGCATGGTCTTTTATTTACCGCAACCTGATTAAGCTTTTGAGCCCAAAATACCGCTGCGTAGCCATGGATATGCTGGGCTTCGGGTTATCAGATAAGCCGGAAAACTTCAGTTATAAACCCAGGGCGCATGCCGATAACTTTGCAAAGCTGATGGAGCATTTGCAGCTAAAGGATATTACCCTGGTAGTGCATGACTTCGGAGCACCCGTGGGGTTGGCTTACGCGCTTGATAACCCTCAGAATATCCGCAGTATTGTAATGCTCAATACCTGGACCTGGTCGCTGTCGAAGCACAATACGTTTACCAAAGCCAGTAAATACCTGGTTGGTCCGTTAGGCAAATTCCTTCATTCTAAGCTTAATCTCTCTACAGGTGCTTTGGTTAATGAGCTTTTCGGAGGTGCCCAGCATTTACCGGAGTCTATTCAGGATCAGTACATTAAAGCACTTGGCTCTCCTGAACAACAGGTGCGATCTCTTGCCTGCGCCCGCGAACTGGTAGGCGTAAGCAAATGGTATGAGGAGCTGTGGCAAAAACGTAAAAACATACAAGACATACCAACCCTTATACTTTGGGGCGAACGGGACAAACTTGTAAAAATTGAAGCCTTACAAAAGTGGAAGCGCTTTTTCCATGAATGTTACGTGATTCATTTTGAAGATAGCGGGCACTTTTTACAGGAAGAAAATGCCGATGAGCTAGCCGGGTATGTCAGTAATTTTATAAAAGAAGAGCAGAAAAAGCGCGAACTGGCCTTGCAACCATAA
- a CDS encoding glycosyltransferase — MNIAFLCRWKLSDGLTVSTVAPHLEALAGMQNIRQIVFLTLEDTAGALGLKEYDSILKHDKVKWLPLRSSNYKRRLFNQIADYRNGYKALRKVLTDEKIDLLIAHGAPAGAVADKATKVAGTPFIVSLFEPHADYMLESGVWSKFGLKYNMQKQWEKQQLKNAAGLMPVTLGYKQKLLTQGVYPGKIVVIPCSVDYRRFQFDVQRRLELRKQLGWEKATIGIYAGKFGGLYYTKEAFQIYEQCFRLIPDFRLIILSPQPQEGIQQQLRNYKIDLSKVYVDSVPHELVPAYLSAADFTLATYKPGPSKKYLSPVKIGEYWANGLPVLLTEGIGDDSDIIKNEGGGALFNLTQTGSLEKAIQQIQTIVSDPNHRQRIPQLAANYRSPERIREAYEYFFNKLSSNGL; from the coding sequence GTGAATATAGCCTTTCTTTGCCGCTGGAAATTAAGTGATGGACTAACTGTTTCTACAGTAGCGCCGCACCTGGAGGCATTGGCAGGGATGCAAAACATCAGGCAAATCGTATTTCTCACACTTGAAGATACGGCAGGAGCCCTTGGGTTAAAGGAATACGATTCTATACTGAAGCATGATAAAGTAAAGTGGTTGCCATTGCGGTCGTCAAACTATAAACGAAGGTTATTTAACCAGATAGCAGATTACAGGAACGGGTATAAAGCGCTAAGAAAAGTTTTAACCGACGAAAAGATTGACCTGCTGATTGCGCACGGTGCGCCGGCCGGAGCTGTAGCTGATAAGGCGACAAAAGTAGCTGGTACTCCATTTATAGTTTCATTGTTTGAGCCGCATGCTGATTATATGCTGGAATCCGGAGTCTGGAGTAAGTTTGGCCTGAAGTATAACATGCAAAAGCAGTGGGAGAAACAGCAGTTAAAAAATGCTGCGGGACTGATGCCGGTTACTCTGGGCTATAAGCAAAAACTATTAACCCAAGGAGTATACCCTGGTAAAATTGTTGTGATACCTTGTTCTGTAGACTATAGGCGATTCCAGTTTGATGTTCAGAGAAGGCTAGAGCTGCGTAAGCAACTGGGCTGGGAGAAGGCAACTATAGGCATTTATGCCGGCAAATTTGGCGGACTATACTATACCAAGGAAGCTTTTCAGATCTATGAGCAATGCTTTAGGTTAATCCCGGATTTTAGGCTGATCATTTTGTCGCCACAGCCGCAGGAGGGAATTCAACAGCAACTGCGTAACTATAAAATCGACCTGAGTAAAGTATATGTTGATTCGGTGCCACATGAGCTGGTGCCGGCTTATCTTTCAGCTGCCGATTTTACGTTGGCAACTTACAAGCCCGGCCCTTCCAAAAAATACCTATCTCCGGTTAAAATTGGCGAGTACTGGGCAAACGGATTGCCGGTATTGCTGACGGAAGGCATCGGCGACGATAGTGACATCATAAAGAACGAGGGAGGAGGCGCACTTTTTAATTTAACGCAAACCGGTAGCCTGGAGAAAGCCATTCAGCAGATCCAAACTATAGTTAGCGACCCGAATCACCGGCAGAGAATACCACAACTGGCAGCAAACTATAGATCACCGGAGAGAATCAGGGAAGCGTATGAATATTTCTTTAACAAACTCAGCAGTAACGGGCTATGA